From a single Ascaphus truei isolate aAscTru1 chromosome 2, aAscTru1.hap1, whole genome shotgun sequence genomic region:
- the LOC142488051 gene encoding uncharacterized protein LOC142488051 isoform X3 yields MLLVSDMIVELGEAKTQCTQENGLNEEQNLSSDTSRSCLTPRSPEVPKNNESCHILDTYKEPVPHDDEFTDLVQHTAETDSKYGSSKRYARDARRSRGAQPFLCCQCGKSFSLDRDLLTHLCVPTREQTFTCTNGGSSFSLKGKLLSHQMIQTAVTPFTCTVCGKQLGTKRTLLNHQRVHTGEKPFTCTECGKQFSTKGHLLRHQITHTGEKPFTCTECGKKFSIKGNLLRHQMTHTGEKPFTCTECGKRFSIKRNLFKHQMTHTKEKLPRQMIQTAVTPFTCTVCGKQLSTKSTLLRHQRVHTGEKPFTCTECSKSFSQKTDLLNHERIHTGKKLFTCRECSKSFYRKRELLNHERIHTGEKLFTCTECGKQFPFKSNLLIHQRIHTREKPFTCTECGKRFSIKSQLLTHLMTHTGEKPFTCTECGKRFSIKRNLFKHQMTHTGEKLFTCTECGKQFCSKSSLLIHLMTHTGEKPFTCTECGKRFITKSQLLKHQMTHTGEKPFTCTECSKSFSVKKDLLIHERIHTGEKPFPCTECGKRFSIKRSLLRHHMTHTGEKPFTCTECSKSFCTKAALLIHERNHSWENPFTCTECGKQFTVKSRLLRHQRIHTGEKLFTCVECGKQFCIKNNLLRHQRIHTGEKPFTCTECGKSFSQMSHLLSHHRIHTRKKPFPCT; encoded by the coding sequence agaACGGCCTGAATGAGGAACAGAACTTGAGCTCTGATACATCCAGAAGCTGTCTGACTCCTCGCAGCCCAGAAGTGCCAAAAAACAATGAATCCTGCCACATTTTGGACACATAcaaggaaccagtgccacatgatgatgaatttacagaccttgtacagcacacagcagagacggactctaaatatgggtccagcaaaaggtatgcGAGAGATGCAAGAAGAAGCCGTGGTGCTCAGCCTTTTCtctgttgtcagtgtggcaaaagcttctcactggacagggacctgctcacacacctttgtgtccccactagagagcaaacctttacatgtacaaatggtgggagcagtttctcactgaaggggaaacttctttcacaccagatgattcagacagcagtgactccttttacttgtacagtgtgtgggaaacagttaGGTACTAAGAGGACCCTCCTCAATCATCAGAgggttcatacaggggagaaaccattcacatgtacagagtgtgggaaacaattcagtactaagggccacctcctcagacaccagataactcatacaggagaaaaaccattcacatgtacagagtgtgggaaaaaatTTAGTATTAAGGgaaacctcctcagacaccagatgactcatacaggagaaaaaccattcacatgtacagagtgtgggaaacgatTCAGTATTAAGAGAAACCTCTTcaaacaccagatgactcatacaaaAGAGAAACTTCCACGCCAGATGATTCAGACAGCAGTGACTCCTTTtacttgtacagtgtgtgggaaacagttaAGTACCAAGAGCACCCTCCTCAGACACCAAAGggttcatacaggagagaaaccattcacatgtacagagtgtagtaaaagcttttctcagaagacggatctcctcaaccatgagcggattcatacagggaagAAACTATTCACATGTAGAGAGTGCAGTAAAAGTTTTTATCGCAAGAGAGAGCTCCtaaaccatgagcggattcatacaggggagaaactattcacatgtacagagtgtgggaaacaattcccaTTTAAGAGCAAtctcctcatacaccagaggattcatacaagagaaaaaccattcacatgtacagagtgtgggaaacgatTCAGTATTAAGAGCCAGCTCCTCACGCACctgatgactcatacaggagagaaaccattcacatgtacagagtgtgggaaacgatTCAGTATTAAGAGAAACCTCTTcaaacaccagatgactcatacaggggagaaactattcacatgtacagagtgtgggaaacaattctgttctaagagcagtctcctcatacacctgatgactcatacaggggagaaaccattcacatgtacagagtgtgggaaacgatTCATTACTAAGAGCCAACTCCTcaaacaccagatgactcatactggagagaaaccattcacatgtacagagtgtagtaaaagcttttctgtGAAGAAAGATCTCCtcatccatgagcggattcatacaggggagaaaccattcccatgtacagagtgtgggaaacgatTCAGTATTAAGAGAAGCCTCCTCAGACACcatatgactcatacaggagagaaaccattcacatgtacagagtgtagtaaaagcttttgtACAAAGGCAGCTCTCCTCATCCATGAGCGGAATCATTCATGGGAGAaccccttcacatgtacagagtgtgggaaacaatttacAGTTAAGAGCcgtctcctcagacaccagaggattcatacaggagagaaattaTTCACATGTgtagagtgtgggaaacaattctgtATTAAGAacaacctcctcagacaccagaggatacatacaggggagaaaccattcacatgtacagagtgtgggaaaagcttttcacaaATGAGCCACCTCCTCTCCCACCACAGGATTCATACACGGAAGAAACCATTTCCATGTACATAG